The following coding sequences are from one Nicotiana tabacum cultivar K326 chromosome 1, ASM71507v2, whole genome shotgun sequence window:
- the LOC107792758 gene encoding plastocyanin, translated as MASVTSAAVTIPSFTGLKSGTSSKISNVAKMVSTNQTSKMVVKASLKDVGAVVVATAASAILASNALAIEVLLGGDDGSLAFVPGNFSVSAGEKITFKNNAGFPHNVVFDEDEIPAGVDASKISMSEEDLLNAPGETYSVTLSEKGTYSFYCSPHQGAGMVGKVTVN; from the coding sequence ATGGCCAGTGTAACCTCTGCTGCAGTTACTATCCCATCATTCACTGGACTTAAATCCGGTACATCTTCCAAAATTAGCAATGTAGCCAAAATGGTGTCAACCAATCAAACATCCAAAATGGTAGTAAAGGCTTCACTAAAAGATGTAGGTGCAGTTGTTGTTGCTACAGCTGCAAGTGCAATACTAGCTAGCAATGCCTTAGCTATTGAAGTATTGCTTGGTGGCGATGATGGCAGTCTTGCTTTTGTTCCTGGAAACTTCAGCGTTAGCGCCGGTGAGAAAATTACGTTCAAGAACAATGCAGGGTTCCCACACAACGTTGTATTTGATGAAGATGAAATTCCAGCTGGTGTTGATGCATCTAAGATTTCAATGTCTGAAGAGGACCTTCTCAATGCACCAGGGGAGACTTACTCTGTCACTTTGAGTGAGAAAGGAACCTACAGTTTTTACTGTTCACCTCACCAGGGAGCTGGAATGGTTGGCAAAGTTACTGTTAACTAA
- the LOC107792757 gene encoding calcium-dependent protein kinase 29, with product MGICFTKDFWFKKWRSIPITSQKQPEKPSPPLPPPKPVIPSFNTMPRSNSSNIGPILGKPYVEITTLYDLDKELGRGQFGITYLCTDKSTGLKYACKSISTIKLVTPKDIEDVRREIMIMQYLSGQPNIVEFKGAYEDKNNLHLVMELCCGGELFDRITAKGNYSEKEAANIGRQIVNVVHVCNFMGVMHRDLKPENFLMVSKAEDSPLKATDFGLSVFIEEGKVYKDIVGSAYYVAPEVLRYNYGTEIDIWSAGVMLYILLSGFPPFSAETEEGIFEEILKGHLDLESSPWPSISASAKDLVKKMLTVDPKRRITADQALEHPWLKEDGEASDKPIDSAVLVRMKQFRAMNKMKKLALKVIAENLSEEEIKGLKQMFSNIDTDGSGTITYEELKTGLSRLGSKLTESEIKQLMEAADVDKSGSIDYIEFITATTHRHRLEREENLFKAFLYFDKDCSGFITRDELRHALTEYGMGDEATIDEILDDVDTDKDGKINYDEFVAMMKRGTVDGEGNH from the exons AAAAACCTTCACCACCACTTCCACCTCCAAAGCCAGTGATCCCTTCTTTCAATACTATGCCAAGAAGTAATAGCAGTAATATTGGACCAATTTTGGGCAAGCCTTACGTTGAAATTACAACCCTTTATGATCTTGACAAAGAACTTGGGCGAGGTCAATTTGGAATAACATATCTTTGTACTGACAAATCCACTGGATTAAAATATGCATGTAAATCTATATCCACAATAAAACTTGTAACTCCAAAGGATATAGAAGATGTTAGAAGGGAAATTATGATAATGCAGTATTTGAGTGGACAGCCTAATATTGTTGAGTTCAAAGGTGCTTATGAGGACAAGAATAATCTACATTTGGTCATGGAGTTGTGTTGTGGTGGAGAGCTTTTTGATCGTATTACTGCAAAAGGAAATTATTCTGAGAAAGAAGCTGCAAATATTGGAAGGCAAATTGTGAATGTTGTTCATGTTTGTAATTTTATGGGAGTGATGCATAGAGATCTTAAACCTGAGAATTTCTTGATGGTTAGTAAGGCTGAGGATTCTCCATTGAAGGCCACGGATTTTGGTCTCTCTGTTTTCATTGAGGAAG GAAAAGTTTATAAGGATATTGTTGGAAGTGCATATTATGTGGCTCCTGAGGTGTTACGGTATAACTATGGGACGGAGATAGACATCTGGAGTGCTGGAGTCATGTTATACATTTTGTTGAGTGGTTTTCCTCCTTTCTCAGCTG AGACCGAagaaggaatatttgaagagataCTTAAAGGCCACCTGGATCTTGAAAGCTCTCCCTGGCCTTCTATATCTGCCTCTGCAAAGGATCTTGTCAAGAAAATGTTGACAGTGGATCCTAAGAGAAGGATCACTGCAGATCAAGCCCTCG AACATCCATGGCTGAAGGAAGATGGTGAGGCCTCGGACAAGCCTATCGATAGTGCTGTTTTGGTCAGGATGAAGCAATTCAGAGCAATGAACAAGATGAAAAAACTTGCTCTTAAG GTTATTGCAGAGAATTTATCAGAAGAGGAAATCAAGGGACTTAAGCAAATGTTTAGCAACATAGATACTGATGGAAGTGGTACAATCACATATGAAGAACTTAAAACTGGATTATCTAGGCTAGGATCCAAGCTCACTGAATCAGAAATAAAGCAACTGATGGAAGCA GCTGATGTTGACAAAAGTGGGAGTATAGACTACATTGAGTTCATTACTGCTACAACGCATCGACACAGACTCGAAAGAGAAGAAAACTTGTTCAAGGCTTTTCTGTATTTTGACAAGGATTGTAGTGG atttattacaagAGATGAACTCAGACATGCTTTGACCGAGTACGGAATGGGGGATGAAGCTACAATCGATGAAATTCTTGATGACGTTGATACAGATAAG GATGGGAAAATTAACTATGATGAGTTTGTTGCGATGATGAAAAGAGGTACGGTTGATGGTGAAGGAAATCATTGA